In the genome of bacterium, one region contains:
- a CDS encoding glycosyltransferase family 39 protein translates to MSSSKETETQNETPAPRSERQSLTGPQFWAGALRLLGLLALGWAFLEVAYFLRTNTGLFQGDENRPMGVFSGLLHTDWSFSLRYTPPLTFLAAVFVIALTTLLGVLILRALDVWLRPRMELAMGLTIGLGVSGVVFELITIAHALYLPVVWTAWVVMIGAALLLDRRRRAVWRWWKKPEPKSDNWVQALDDPTRADRSRWNRIAPMNQELHRSNSLDHVFWWTGLVLLVAISLPIFWYALFYPETYWDSLILYLGYGRMTFLQHAFPFKATAQVGIGLGANYPHLYSTYGAVASTMFGGWSDLYQRLLAPVAATVSMMFVYDVLLLIWGRRSVAMAGALLFRLTPLGIAYSMYASDYILTILFVAAFLYATAYFAKTRLPGAFAVLSFLPAAAMHLNYLMGILWFPWAIALLLSIRSRKREEAWSLVEEVRIDASDMYEVRSPHLEEDGLQSGEQSLELADFEQSAGDDRGFRPIFLSKAFWIILLVCMMAGSTWYVRNWTLTGNPVYAFFPQIFKSSVHINPEVLKSAELEWFRNGDGIGQAAEIFADVNNDRTPRSIYDEDFQRESTLKNKLQASWFFWQGYETFRYIDTGAPQVGLWLDRLYYLSLVTRKGLTAEDNTMRNLFDQQVRLLINPHAYKMSPLVMGFCLSGLLLGFLQMFFRRSMLEGQMNGLSQPILEVTLTTTIATAICYLGFHYLLGDFYLYQVISWLPALAIIGACPFAIWFSAPRRIERVIQASGMVLIIVAAVVPGLAMSLMGFKIPGGGMVSGQTFVASNLDVFRNPGMPAEIVYKLRFGDEVDIWQDVNRLAKGQPLLTHENRHLLFDPSIELVHLDDWDVQKTYSMNTAKEKLDFFKNRGIQYYLRIPNEKNHPINQKVGLDELITKGYLKKVDEAGGAELYRFN, encoded by the coding sequence ATGAGTTCGAGCAAAGAAACAGAAACGCAGAACGAGACGCCCGCCCCCCGGTCGGAGCGCCAGTCGCTGACCGGTCCGCAATTCTGGGCGGGCGCACTGCGTTTGCTCGGCCTTCTAGCACTTGGTTGGGCGTTCCTGGAAGTCGCTTACTTCCTGCGCACGAATACCGGACTCTTTCAAGGCGATGAGAATCGCCCGATGGGTGTGTTCTCCGGCTTGCTGCATACCGACTGGAGTTTCTCCCTCCGCTACACGCCGCCGCTGACGTTTCTGGCTGCCGTGTTCGTGATCGCTCTGACGACACTCCTTGGCGTTCTGATCCTGCGCGCTCTGGATGTATGGCTGCGACCGCGGATGGAACTCGCAATGGGCCTGACGATCGGGCTCGGTGTCTCCGGAGTGGTCTTTGAACTGATCACCATAGCGCATGCGCTGTACCTTCCGGTCGTTTGGACGGCGTGGGTTGTCATGATCGGCGCGGCGCTTCTGCTCGACCGCCGACGCCGCGCGGTGTGGCGCTGGTGGAAGAAACCCGAACCGAAGAGCGACAACTGGGTCCAGGCGTTGGACGATCCCACACGCGCCGACCGTTCGCGTTGGAATCGCATCGCGCCAATGAACCAGGAGCTTCACAGGTCGAACTCGCTCGATCACGTCTTCTGGTGGACAGGGCTCGTGCTGCTTGTCGCGATTTCCCTCCCGATCTTCTGGTACGCACTGTTCTATCCCGAGACATATTGGGATTCGCTGATTCTGTATCTTGGCTATGGCAGGATGACATTCCTGCAGCACGCGTTCCCATTCAAGGCAACGGCGCAGGTTGGGATCGGCCTCGGCGCGAATTATCCGCACTTGTATTCCACGTACGGTGCCGTAGCGAGTACCATGTTCGGGGGTTGGTCGGATCTGTACCAACGATTGCTGGCGCCGGTTGCGGCAACCGTTTCGATGATGTTCGTCTACGACGTGCTGTTGTTGATCTGGGGGCGGCGGTCCGTTGCGATGGCGGGGGCGCTGCTGTTTCGACTCACGCCACTCGGCATCGCTTACTCCATGTACGCGTCGGACTATATTCTGACGATTCTGTTCGTTGCTGCTTTCCTGTATGCAACGGCGTATTTTGCCAAGACACGATTGCCGGGAGCATTTGCCGTTTTGTCATTTCTGCCGGCGGCGGCGATGCACTTGAATTACCTGATGGGGATTCTATGGTTCCCCTGGGCGATTGCCCTGCTGCTCTCTATCCGATCACGCAAGCGCGAAGAAGCATGGTCGCTCGTGGAAGAAGTCCGCATCGACGCGAGCGACATGTACGAAGTTCGCAGCCCGCACTTGGAAGAAGACGGACTCCAATCCGGCGAGCAATCCCTCGAACTGGCCGACTTCGAACAATCCGCCGGGGATGACCGAGGCTTCCGGCCGATCTTTCTTTCGAAGGCATTTTGGATTATTCTTCTGGTCTGCATGATGGCAGGCAGCACGTGGTACGTGCGCAATTGGACGCTCACCGGCAATCCTGTGTATGCGTTCTTTCCGCAAATCTTCAAATCCAGCGTTCATATCAACCCGGAGGTTCTGAAGAGCGCGGAACTCGAGTGGTTCCGCAACGGCGACGGGATAGGCCAGGCCGCGGAGATCTTTGCAGATGTCAACAATGACCGCACCCCTCGCAGTATTTACGATGAGGATTTCCAACGCGAATCGACATTGAAGAACAAGCTGCAGGCGAGCTGGTTCTTCTGGCAGGGCTATGAAACTTTCCGCTACATCGACACAGGCGCGCCGCAAGTCGGCCTTTGGCTGGATAGATTGTACTACCTCTCTTTGGTCACACGAAAAGGACTGACCGCAGAAGACAATACAATGAGAAACCTGTTCGATCAGCAGGTTCGGCTATTGATCAATCCGCACGCCTACAAAATGTCGCCGCTGGTGATGGGCTTCTGCCTTTCCGGTCTGCTGCTTGGATTCTTACAAATGTTCTTCCGGCGCAGCATGCTCGAAGGACAAATGAATGGACTCTCTCAGCCGATTCTCGAAGTCACACTAACGACAACGATCGCGACAGCGATCTGCTATTTGGGCTTTCACTACTTGCTCGGAGATTTTTACTTGTATCAGGTGATTTCCTGGCTGCCCGCCTTGGCAATTATCGGAGCATGTCCGTTTGCAATTTGGTTCAGTGCTCCGCGGCGAATTGAACGCGTGATCCAGGCGAGCGGCATGGTGCTAATCATCGTGGCGGCAGTTGTTCCAGGCCTCGCAATGTCCCTGATGGGATTCAAGATTCCGGGCGGGGGCATGGTTTCCGGACAGACGTTTGTGGCAAGCAACCTCGATGTTTTCCGCAATCCAGGAATGCCGGCGGAGATCGTCTATAAGCTGCGCTTTGGCGACGAAGTTGACATCTGGCAGGATGTTAATCGACTCGCCAAAGGCCAGCCCCTTCTCACACATGAGAATCGCCATCTACTCTTCGATCCGTCGATCGAGTTGGTCCACCTGGACGACTGGGATGTTCAGAAAACCTACAGCATGAATACGGCGAAGGAGAAATTGGATTTCTTCAAGAACCGAGGGATCCAGTATTACCTTCGAATCCCAAATGAGAAGAATCACCCAATCAACCAGAAGGTCGGATTGGATGAGCTAATTACAAAAGGCTATCTGAAGAAAGTCGACGAAGCGGGCGGCGCGGAGCTGTATCGTTTCAACTAA